TTCGGAGACCCGGCGCGGAGGCCCTGGCTCCTCAATTCCACCAAGGGCTCTATCGTACGCTCGAAGGGTCCTCAAGGAAGCCCCTCTTCGGCGATTTCCGTGCCAGGGTAGCGGGCTCCCCGACCTACCGTCGAGAGGCCCCGGAGGTCTCGCGACGGGCGAACAGGAGCCCCGACCAGGTGGCGTCGACCGCGCAGATCTTGTAGTCGACGAGTCCGGCGGCGAGTCCCACCCGCCGCACGTCCCGCTCCCCCAGATCCGCGCCCGTCCCCGCCGCCTTCTTCGGCCAGACGATCCAGATCCCCCGGAAGTCCTCGCGCGCCGCCATCCCCGCGATCCCCTGCTCGAGAG
The sequence above is a segment of the Terriglobia bacterium genome. Coding sequences within it:
- a CDS encoding DUF3052 domain-containing protein, with protein sequence MVPRSPLDGYSGRPLPLKLGIKPGGSVGLAGAPRGFRDTLGELPQGARVAATARGRCDLILWFVRSRLALEQGIAGMAAREDFRGIWIVWPKKAAGTGADLGERDVRRVGLAAGLVDYKICAVDATWSGLLFARRETSGASRR